The genomic segment CTTTTGGAGATCTGCTCAGGGTCCCGGGAACAGGCTCATCCCTTGAAAAAGAGCGGGGCAATGGCATGGATGTGCGGGTTGTATATTCCACATTTGATGCTGTTAAGATTGCACAGAAAAACCCTGATAAAAAGGTTGTTTTCTTAGGAGTTGGTTTTGAAACCACAGCCCCGACCATTGCAGCCTCAATCCTGTCTGCATACAATATGAACCTTGAAAATTACATGGTATTTTCTGCGCATAAACGGGTCATGCCTGCACTTTTTGCACTTATGAACCTGGATAATGTTCATGTTGACGGGTTTATACTTCCAGGCCATGTTTCTGTTATAATTGGGACAAATGCGTATCAGCCTTTTTATGAAAAGTATAAAATACCGCTGGCAGTAACAGGATTTGAGCCTGTTGATATTTTAAATGCAGTTTTAATTCTTGTTTCCCAGATTGAAACCAATACCCCTAAACTTGAAAATGCCTATCCCCGTGCTGTAAATCCAGAAGGAAACCCAAAAGCAGGGAATATCATGAATCAGGTTTTTGAATATACAGATGCATCCTGGAGAGGCATGGGAATAATTCCCCAAAGCGGTTTAAAGATCAGAAAAGAGTTTAAATCCCATGATGCACAGTTTATGCTCCATATTCAGCTTGCAAAAGCAGAAGAACCCAAAGGCTGCGCTTGCGGCAGTATAATAACAGGAGCAGCCATACCTCCCGAATGTCCCTTATACAAAACAGTCTGCACCCCTATAAATCCCATAGGTCCCTGCATGGTTTCAAGTGAGGGAACATGTGCGGCTTATTACCGTTATAATGTTTAACAAAGGCATATATAACCGGCCCTATCTTCTTTTGACCTTTGCTGTATTTTTCTGGTCTGTTAATTTTATTGTAGGCCGGGCAGTAAGAGCGGATGTACCTCCTATTGCTCTGGCTTTCTGGCGCTGGGCAGGAGCCTCGTTTATAATAAGCTTTTTTGCCATTTCCCATGTAAAAAAGGACTGGGATTTAATAAAAAAAAGCTGGCTTATATTGATTTTCCTTGCTGCTGTCGGGATTGCCTCCTTTAATACACTGGCCTATACAGGACTCCAGTTGACCATTGCCATTAATGCTTTTTTGATGCAGTCCATGATGCCAGTTATGATTGTCATGATGTCCTTTATCCTGTTCCAGGAAAAAATACACTGGTTTCAGGCCGCAGGCATTATAATATCTTTGGCAGGAGCTATGACAATTATTGTAAAAGGAGATTTAACCCTTTTGTCTTCCTTGTCAATAAACAAAGGAGATATTCTCATTTTTACTGCTGTTGTTTCATATGCAGGCTATTCGGTCATGCTGCGCAAAAGACCTGCCATTCACCCCCTGTCCTTTGTTTTTGTAACCTTTGTTTCAGGTTCATTAATGCTGCTGCCCCTTTATCTTTGGGAAACCTTTACCGGCCGGCCTGCCAGTTTTAACGGTACCACAATCA from the Desulfonema limicola genome contains:
- a CDS encoding DMT family transporter — its product is MRLITVIMFNKGIYNRPYLLLTFAVFFWSVNFIVGRAVRADVPPIALAFWRWAGASFIISFFAISHVKKDWDLIKKSWLILIFLAAVGIASFNTLAYTGLQLTIAINAFLMQSMMPVMIVMMSFILFQEKIHWFQAAGIIISLAGAMTIIVKGDLTLLSSLSINKGDILIFTAVVSYAGYSVMLRKRPAIHPLSFVFVTFVSGSLMLLPLYLWETFTGRPASFNGTTIMAVIYVMIFPSIISYLCFNRGVELAGANKAGLFLYMMPVFGSIMAIIFLGESFCWFHAAGIGLIGSGIMLATRRNL
- the hypD gene encoding hydrogenase formation protein HypD, whose protein sequence is MSIKHAEEYRDLDLSQKLISRIRALSKKKICLMEVCGTHTMSIFRNGIRSVLPDTISLLSGPGCPVCVTDQSEIDAFISIAKMPGVIAVTFGDLLRVPGTGSSLEKERGNGMDVRVVYSTFDAVKIAQKNPDKKVVFLGVGFETTAPTIAASILSAYNMNLENYMVFSAHKRVMPALFALMNLDNVHVDGFILPGHVSVIIGTNAYQPFYEKYKIPLAVTGFEPVDILNAVLILVSQIETNTPKLENAYPRAVNPEGNPKAGNIMNQVFEYTDASWRGMGIIPQSGLKIRKEFKSHDAQFMLHIQLAKAEEPKGCACGSIITGAAIPPECPLYKTVCTPINPIGPCMVSSEGTCAAYYRYNV